The Microthrixaceae bacterium nucleotide sequence TGCCGCCCTGCTGGAGCGGTTCTGGTTCGACGGCGACGCCCAGTGGGCCCCGATCGGCTCGCTGTCTGGGGGTGAGCGTCGCCGGCTCCAGCTCCTGCTCATCTTGGCCCAGCGTCCCAACGTGTTGCTCCTCGATGAGCCCACCAACGACTTGGATCTGGACACTTTGCGTTCGTTGGAGGACTTCTTGGAGGAGTGGCCGGGGGCGCTGGTGGTTGTCAGCCACGACCGGGCCTTCTTGGAGCGCACCGTCGCCGACGTGTTGGTCATCGACGACAGCCACGACGCCGAAAGGGTGGCCGGTGGCTACGCGGCGTGGGAGGCGGCTCGGCGAGAGGTGGGTTCGACTGGCCCGGTTTCGGCCGCGGCGAGCAAAGCCGCGTCGGGTAATGCCGCGTCGGGGGCGAAGGCCACCTCGGTGAGCAAGGTCAACTCTGCGGGGCGGAGCGCCAGCACCTTGCGCTTCCTCACCAAGGACGTCGAGAAGCGAATGCGGACCCTCGAAAAGCAGCACCAGGCGCTGGCGGCCGAGATGGCGAGCGTCGATCCGTCCGACCACCATGGGCTGGCCGACATCGGAGGCCGGCTGGCGGTTGTGGACGGAGAGCTCGCCGCGGCCGAGGACGAATGGCTGGCGCTGGCCGAGGAGGCCGAGGCCTGAACCCCCTCTGGGTTGCCGGTCACATGGGTCAGGGGTCGGTGCTCCAGGCCAGGGGTATCACGCCCACGATCAACACCAACGGCACCATAAGGGCCAGTCGCAACGTCGTGGCGTGAGCCAGCCCACCGACCAGCGCCGGCGCGGCCAGGTAGCTGCCGTAGCCGGCGGTGGTGACCACGGCGATGCCGTGTTCGCCCCAACGGTTTCCGGCGGCGGCGAAGGCCAGGGGAACGGCGGGAGCCAGTCCGGCCCCCACTCCCACCAACAGCACGGGGACGACGGCGGCCACCGGACTGGTCAGTACTCCGACCATGGCCACCGCGGCCAGGGCCGCGCCCCGTCGGACCAGCGGTGCCGGGCCCCAAATTGTGGTCAGGCGGTCGCCAAACAGGCGCCCGGCCAAACCACCCGCAGCCAGTCCGGTCACGGCCAAGGCCCCTGACACGGTTCCTCCGTCCAGCTCGTCGCGGACCAACACGCCGACCCAGTCGAGCAGGGCTCCGTCGCCCAAGAAGACGAACCCGCCGATGGCCGCCAACGCCACCAGCCGTCCGTTGTCTCCCGCCACCAGGACGGGACCGGTCAGATCGCTCAGCTCGTCGAATGGCTCCGCCGAGTCGGCCAAGCCCGGTGCGGCCAGGCGACCGTCGGGTAGACGGCTCCGGTTGTAGAGGGCAGCAACCACCAGTCCCAGGCCGACCGAGCCCAGGTGGGCGGCGACCGCCACCTTCGACGCTACGGCCACGGCACCGATTCCCGCCCCGACCAGAACGCCGGCGCTCCACCGGGCATGGAGCCCGTTGAGGAGAGGTTCATCGGCTTGTTGCTCCAACTGGACTCCGGCACCGTTCATGGCCACGTCCAACACACCCACGCTCACCCCCACAGCCAGGGCAGCCGCGGCCAGGCTCGCCCACGTCGGGGCCAGGCCAGGAGCGGACAACAGGGCCCCCACCATCATCCACGAGTAGGCGATCACGCCGCGTCCGCCGTAGCGCCTTACCAGGGCGCCACCGAACCACGCCCCGACGACGGCGCCGATCGACAAGCCCAACAGGGCGCTGGCCAGTGCACCGTCGCTCAGGCTCAGGTCGTCCTTGACGTCGGGGATCCTCGACCCCCAGGTTCCCGACGTGAGCCCGAGCGACCAGAACGCCGCTCTCACCGCCTTCTCGTGGGCGTCTGGCGCCGGCATCGTCACCTCCGAACCCATCGCTGCCGACGCTATGGGAGCCAGCGGACCGGACGCGACTCGGGTCGGCGAGATCGCCCGCCGTCGGTTCCAACCTGAAGGTCGGGCCGTTGTCGCACTAGCGTCGACGGTCGGGTCGCGCCCGGTCGCGGACGCGGCGGCCCTTCCCAAACCCTTCCTGACCGGAGCGCTCCGTGCCCAACGCCCAACCCGTCGACGTCGCCCCCGCCTCCGGCCGCCTCGGTGTGCTGCTGCCCGGAATGGGCGCGGTCGGCACCACGTTCATCGCGGGCTGCCTGGCCAT carries:
- a CDS encoding MFS transporter — encoded protein: MGSEVTMPAPDAHEKAVRAAFWSLGLTSGTWGSRIPDVKDDLSLSDGALASALLGLSIGAVVGAWFGGALVRRYGGRGVIAYSWMMVGALLSAPGLAPTWASLAAAALAVGVSVGVLDVAMNGAGVQLEQQADEPLLNGLHARWSAGVLVGAGIGAVAVASKVAVAAHLGSVGLGLVVAALYNRSRLPDGRLAAPGLADSAEPFDELSDLTGPVLVAGDNGRLVALAAIGGFVFLGDGALLDWVGVLVRDELDGGTVSGALAVTGLAAGGLAGRLFGDRLTTIWGPAPLVRRGAALAAVAMVGVLTSPVAAVVPVLLVGVGAGLAPAVPLAFAAAGNRWGEHGIAVVTTAGYGSYLAAPALVGGLAHATTLRLALMVPLVLIVGVIPLAWSTDP